A portion of the Babylonia areolata isolate BAREFJ2019XMU chromosome 16, ASM4173473v1, whole genome shotgun sequence genome contains these proteins:
- the LOC143291143 gene encoding uncharacterized protein LOC143291143, whose protein sequence is MGFVMPHAIILVAGGVVGLALLFQIVGLATPGWTTWEPFLGLPEGNEGLWEKCFGDNCAKFTGDIPDWFSACRAFGILGVLAMAASLICAVLTCFMSDKAKMFTLVAAGAAAVGAVCSLIEFAVYAGKDPFLSSQHISLGYSFALTVVAFVLAVVAVALFIVGQRKVQ, encoded by the exons ATGGGGTTCGTCATGCCACACGCCATCATCCTGGTGGCCGGAGGAGTTGTGGGCCTTGCTCTCCTCTTTCAGATCGTGGGCCTGGCCACGCCGGGATGGACTACGTGGGAGCCATTTTTAGGGCTCCC tgaagGCAATGAAGGCCTGTGGGAAAAATGCTTTGGAGATAATTGCGCGAAATTCACAGGCG atattCCGGATTGGTTCAGTGCGTGTCGAGCGTTTGGCATCCTTGGCGTGCTGGCGATGGCAGCGTCTTTGATCTGTGCTGTACTGACCTGTTTCATGAGTGACAAGGCCAAGATGTTCACACTCGTTGCGGCAGGTGCTGCCGCTGTTGGAG CTGTCTGTTCCCTGATTGAGTTCGCGGTGTACGCTGGAAAAGATCCCTTTCTGTCATCCCAACACATCAGCCTGGGCTACAGCTTTGCCCTCACCGTTGTGGCCTTCGTGTTAGCTGTGGTGGCTGTTGCCCTCTTCATCGTGGGGCAAAGGAAAGTGCAGTAA